In a single window of the Gossypium hirsutum isolate 1008001.06 chromosome A13, Gossypium_hirsutum_v2.1, whole genome shotgun sequence genome:
- the LOC107889153 gene encoding 60S ribosomal protein L7-4: MGEEVKALVPESLLKKNKRNEEWELAKKQELEAAKKKNVENRKLIFNRAKQYAKEYEAQEKELIQLKREAKLKGGFYVDPEAKLLFIVRIRGINAMHPRTRKILQLLRLRQIFNGVFLKVNKATMNMLHLVEPYVTYGYPNLKSVRELVYKRGFGKLNKQRVALTDNAIVEQALGKFGIICVEDLIHEIMTVGPHFKEANNFLWPFKLKAPLGGLKKKRNHYVEGGDAGNRENYINELIRRMN, from the exons ATGGGTGAGGAAGTAAAGGCTTTGGTTCCTGAGTCACTGTTGAAGAAGAACAAGAGGAATGAAGAATGGGAGCTTGCCAAAAAGCAGGAGCTCGAAGCCGCCAAGAAGAAGAATGTCGAGAACCGGAAGTTGATTTTCAACAGGGCTAAGCAATATGCAAAGGAGTACGAGGCTCAG GAAAAAGAGTTGATTCAATTGAAGCGGGAGGCAAAGTTGAAAGGAGGATTCTATGTTGATCCAGAAGCTAAGCTTTTGTTCATTGTTAGAATCCGCGG TATCAATGCCATGCACCCAAGGACCAGAAAGATCTTGCAGCTCCTACGTTTGAGACAG attttcaatggtgtttttcttaAAGTGAACAAGGCAACAATGAACATGCTTCACCTTGTTGAACCTTATGTGACTTATGG ATACCCGAATCTCAAGAGTGTTAGGGAACTCGTTTACAAAAGAGGTTTTGGAAAGTTGAACAAGCAGCGAGTTGCCTTGACCGACAACGCAATTGTTGAGCAG GCACTAGGCAAGTTCGGCATCATTTGTGTTGAAGATCTCATCCACGAGATAATGACTGTGGGACCTCATTTCAAGGAAGCCAACAACTTCCTTTGGCCATTTAAGCTCAAGGCACCATTGGGTGGTCTGAAGAAGAAGAGGAACCATTACGTCGAAGGTGGAGATGCCGGCAACCGTGAGAATTACATCAACGAGTTAATTAGGAGAATGAATTAA
- the LOC107889154 gene encoding uncharacterized protein YtfP isoform X2, which yields MSFTLPRYFLRFHFNFTARTESTRAKNNHGYLFLAPKANTAKFTTASIPGDKPQKVKISGGGRCNVTNGHSADNLVLADHYPRGNKELRGSFFNVHGPTDTMSWFVDKGVDLKTEDDGRVFPVSNNSSSVIDCLLSEAKCRGVSLQTGKLVTSASASASGKFLLKIEKRTLKSVELVEADYLLIASGSSQQGHNLAVQLGHSIVDPVPSLFTFKIEDAQLVELSGVTFSKVIVKLKLENVQRNIPQLTQVGPMLVTHWGLSGPAILRLSAWGARYLYSSGYKGKLSVDFVPDLHVEDLKSMLSQQKNRFLKQKVLNSCPMELQLIKRFWKYILDREGLVGDTLWASVSNSSIVSIANLLKHCTFEVKGKGQFKDEFVTAGGVPLSEIHLNTMESRIQPNLYFAGEVLNVDGVTGGFNFQNAWSGGYIAGSTIGRLAAGNANLVGAL from the exons ATGAGCTTCACTTTGCCGCGTTACTTCCTCAGATTCCATTTCAATTTCACTGCAAGAACCGAATCTACCAGAGCTAAAAACAACCATGGCTATCTATTCTTAGCTCCCAAGGCCAATACAGCGAAATTTACCACAGCTTCCATCCCCGGAGACAAACCCCAGAAA GTTAAAATTTCTGGGGGTGGAAGGTGCAATGTCACCAATGGCCATTCTGCTGACAATTTa GTTTTGGCAGATCATTATCCTAGAGGTAACAAAGAATTGAGAGGCTCTTTTTTCAACGTGCATGGCCCTACAGATACCATGTCTTGGTTTGTTGATAAAGGGGTGGATTTGAAG ACCGAGGATGACGGAAGAGTGTTTCCGGTCAGCAATAATTCTTCTTCGGTTATTGATTGTCTTTTATCCGAGGCAAAGTGTAGGGGAG TTTCTTTGCAAACCGGGAAGCTTGTGACCAGTGCATCAGCTAGCGCTAGTGGAAAATTCCTTCTCAAGATAGAGAAGCGTACACTCAAATCTGTTGAACTTGTAGAAGCTGATTATTTGTTGATTGCTAGTGGAAGTAGCCAGCAG GGTCATAATCTTGCCGTCCAGCTTGGTCATTCGATTGTAGATCCGGTGCCAAGCTTATTCACTTTTAAGATCGAAGATGCACAATTGGTAGAGTTGTCAGGG GTTACGTTTTCAAAGGTTATTGTGAAGCTGAAATTAGAAAATGTTCAAAGGAACATACCTCAACTTACCCAG GTTGGCCCTATGTTAGTCACTCACTGGGGTCTTAGTGGACCGGCAATTCTTCGGCTATCTGCTTGGGGTGCTCGATACCTGTATAGCTCGGGTTACAAAG GGAAACTGAGTGTGGATTTTGTACCTGATTTGCATGTAGAAGATCTAAAATCCATGCTGAGTCAACAGAAAAATAGGTTTCTG AAACAAAAGGTGCTGAATTCATGTCCTATGGAATTACAACTCATTAAGAGATTTTGGAAGTATATATTAGACCGCGAG GGTTTAGTCGGAGATACTTTGTGGGCTTCGGTTTCAAATAGTTCTATAGTTTCTATTGCTAATCTCTTAAAGCATTGCACATTTGAAGTGAAAGGAAAG GGCCAATTTAAGGACGAATTTGTCACTGCCGGAGGAGTCCCGTTGTCGGAG ATCCATCTGAATACAATGGAAAGCAGAATTCAACCGAATCTATACTTTGCAGGAGAG GTACTAAACGTCGATGGGGTGACTGGTGGTTTCAATTTCCAG AATGCTTGGTCTGGTGGATATATTGCTGGTTCCACCATTGGTAGACTTGCAGCAGGCAATGCTAATCTAGTGGGAGCCCTATGA
- the LOC107889154 gene encoding uncharacterized protein YtfP isoform X1, whose product MSFTLPRYFLRFHFNFTARTESTRAKNNHGYLFLAPKANTAKFTTASIPGDKPQKLSAEELLVVVGGGAAGVYGAIRAKTVASNLNVLVIEKGKLLSKVKISGGGRCNVTNGHSADNLVLADHYPRGNKELRGSFFNVHGPTDTMSWFVDKGVDLKTEDDGRVFPVSNNSSSVIDCLLSEAKCRGVSLQTGKLVTSASASASGKFLLKIEKRTLKSVELVEADYLLIASGSSQQGHNLAVQLGHSIVDPVPSLFTFKIEDAQLVELSGVTFSKVIVKLKLENVQRNIPQLTQVGPMLVTHWGLSGPAILRLSAWGARYLYSSGYKGKLSVDFVPDLHVEDLKSMLSQQKNRFLKQKVLNSCPMELQLIKRFWKYILDREGLVGDTLWASVSNSSIVSIANLLKHCTFEVKGKGQFKDEFVTAGGVPLSEIHLNTMESRIQPNLYFAGEVLNVDGVTGGFNFQNAWSGGYIAGSTIGRLAAGNANLVGAL is encoded by the exons ATGAGCTTCACTTTGCCGCGTTACTTCCTCAGATTCCATTTCAATTTCACTGCAAGAACCGAATCTACCAGAGCTAAAAACAACCATGGCTATCTATTCTTAGCTCCCAAGGCCAATACAGCGAAATTTACCACAGCTTCCATCCCCGGAGACAAACCCCAGAAA CTAAGTGCGGAGGAGCTGTTGGTGGTTGTGGGTGGTGGAGCCGCCGGAGTTTATGGGGCAATTAGAGCTAAAACTGTTGCCTCCAATCTTAATGTTTTGGTCATTGAGAAAGGAAAGCTTTTATCAAAG GTTAAAATTTCTGGGGGTGGAAGGTGCAATGTCACCAATGGCCATTCTGCTGACAATTTa GTTTTGGCAGATCATTATCCTAGAGGTAACAAAGAATTGAGAGGCTCTTTTTTCAACGTGCATGGCCCTACAGATACCATGTCTTGGTTTGTTGATAAAGGGGTGGATTTGAAG ACCGAGGATGACGGAAGAGTGTTTCCGGTCAGCAATAATTCTTCTTCGGTTATTGATTGTCTTTTATCCGAGGCAAAGTGTAGGGGAG TTTCTTTGCAAACCGGGAAGCTTGTGACCAGTGCATCAGCTAGCGCTAGTGGAAAATTCCTTCTCAAGATAGAGAAGCGTACACTCAAATCTGTTGAACTTGTAGAAGCTGATTATTTGTTGATTGCTAGTGGAAGTAGCCAGCAG GGTCATAATCTTGCCGTCCAGCTTGGTCATTCGATTGTAGATCCGGTGCCAAGCTTATTCACTTTTAAGATCGAAGATGCACAATTGGTAGAGTTGTCAGGG GTTACGTTTTCAAAGGTTATTGTGAAGCTGAAATTAGAAAATGTTCAAAGGAACATACCTCAACTTACCCAG GTTGGCCCTATGTTAGTCACTCACTGGGGTCTTAGTGGACCGGCAATTCTTCGGCTATCTGCTTGGGGTGCTCGATACCTGTATAGCTCGGGTTACAAAG GGAAACTGAGTGTGGATTTTGTACCTGATTTGCATGTAGAAGATCTAAAATCCATGCTGAGTCAACAGAAAAATAGGTTTCTG AAACAAAAGGTGCTGAATTCATGTCCTATGGAATTACAACTCATTAAGAGATTTTGGAAGTATATATTAGACCGCGAG GGTTTAGTCGGAGATACTTTGTGGGCTTCGGTTTCAAATAGTTCTATAGTTTCTATTGCTAATCTCTTAAAGCATTGCACATTTGAAGTGAAAGGAAAG GGCCAATTTAAGGACGAATTTGTCACTGCCGGAGGAGTCCCGTTGTCGGAG ATCCATCTGAATACAATGGAAAGCAGAATTCAACCGAATCTATACTTTGCAGGAGAG GTACTAAACGTCGATGGGGTGACTGGTGGTTTCAATTTCCAG AATGCTTGGTCTGGTGGATATATTGCTGGTTCCACCATTGGTAGACTTGCAGCAGGCAATGCTAATCTAGTGGGAGCCCTATGA
- the LOC107889155 gene encoding elongation factor 1-beta 2 gives MAITFSDLHTESGLKSLNDFLTGKSYISGDKLTKDDIKVYAAVLKNPGGSFPNVSQWYNCVSSHLASSFPGKAVGVSLGGKADPAQSAEAKSPAADDDDDDLDLFGDETEEDKKAAEEREAAKKSAKKKESGKSSVLMDVKPWDDETDMKKLEEAVRSVEMPGLLWGASKLVAVGYGIKKLQIMLTIVDDLVSVDTLIEEHLTVEPRNEYIQSCDIVAFNKI, from the exons ATGGCCATCACTTTCTCAGATCTCCACACGGAATCTGGCCTTAAATCCCTTAATGACTTCCTCACCGGCAAATCTTACATCTCTGG GGATAAGCTGACTAAGGATGACATAAAAGTTTATGCTGCTGTTTTGAAAAATCCTGGTGGTTCATTTCCCAATGTGAGCCAATGGTATAATTGTGTGTCTTCCCATCTCGCTTCTAG CTTCCCTGGGAAAGCTGTTGGCGTTTCACTTGGTGGCAAAGCTGATCCAGCTCAATCTGCTGAAGCTAAG TCTCCTGCTGCGGACGATGACGATGATGACTTGGATCTGTTTGGCGATGAAACGGAGGAGGATAAGAAGGCAGCAGAGGAAAGAGAAGCAGCTAAAAAGTCTGCTAAGAAGAAAGAGA gtGGAAAATCTTCAGTACTGATGGATGTTAAACCATGGGATGACGAGACCGACATGAAGAAGTTGGAAGAAGCCGTTCGATCTGTTGAAATGCCTGGACTTTTATGGGGAGCAT CAAAATTGGTTGCGGTCGGATATGGGATTAAGAAGCTCCAGATCATGCTTACAATAGTTGACGATCTTGTTTCTGTTGATACCCTTATCGAAGAACACTTGACAGTCGAGCCTCGCAATGAATATATTCAGAGTTGTGACATCGTTGCATTCAACAAAATTTAG
- the LOC107889157 gene encoding NADH dehydrogenase [ubiquinone] 1 alpha subcomplex subunit 2, whose product MAWRNQLSRNLKELRILFCQTSPASAPARSFVEKNYKDLKTLNPKLSILIRECRGIEPQMWARYDMGVEKGVRLEGLSEPQILKALEDLAKAGASTKA is encoded by the exons ATGGCGTGGAGGAACCAATTATCTCGAAATCTCAAAGAACTACGGATTCTGTTTTGCCAAACATCTCCTGCCAGTGCCCCCGCTAG ATCGTTCGTGGAGAAGAATTACAAAGATCTCAAGACTTTAAACCCTAAGCTTTCAATCCTCATCCGTGAATGCCGTGGGATTGAGCCCCAAATGTGGGCTAGATATG ATATGGGTGTCGAGAAGGGCGTTCGCTTGGAAGGTTTGAGCGAGCCACAGATTTTGAAAGCACTAGAAGACCTTGCCAAAGCAGGGGCATCGACCAAAGCCTAA